Part of the Cryptosporangium arvum DSM 44712 genome, ACCGCGGCCGCGACGTCGTGGCCTGGCTCGAGGACATGGGCTACTACCGCCGGACGATCGCCGACTTCGCCGACGCCGACGCGGTGCGGTTCCGGGTCAACCACTACGTCACCGGCCGGGACGGCGGGCGCGACATCGACCTGCGGGCGTTCGCCCGCGACGGCATGCGCCTGCACGGCCGGCTCACCGCCGTCGACGAGGTCCTGCGGTTCGGCGACGATCTCGCCGCGAACCTGGACGGCGCCGACCGCGTGTCCGAGTCGATCAAGGACTCGATCGACGAGTACCTGGCGCGCACCGGCATCGAGGCACCGGCCGAACCCCGCTACACGCCGGTCTGGACGCCCGCCGACGCCGACTACCCGCTGCGCGAGCTGGCCCCGGACACGCTCGCGGCGGTGATCTGGAGCACCGGGTTCGGGCCCGACCACCGCTGGATCGAGGCCCCGGTGTTCAACGGCCGGGGCTACCCGGTGCACGACCGGGGCGTCACCCCGTCCCCCGGCCTGTACTTCGTCGGGCTGCCCTGGCAGTGGACGTGGGGCTCGGGCCGGTTCGGCGGGGTCGGCGCGGACGCGGCGCACGTCGTCGACCGGATCGTGCGCAAGCCGCAGACCAGCGGTGCGCACTGGCTGGCCGGGACGCCGACCGAGACGTACAACACCGACTGGGTGCCGGCGAGGAGCGCATGATCTCCGACGCGCACCGCCACCTCGGGGTCCTGCCCGCGTACCCGTTCTACGGCGGGCCGCCGGTGCACCCCGACGTCACCGCCAGGGCGACGCTCGACGAGCTGGTCGCCGATCTCGACGCCGAGGGCACCGAGCGCGCCCTGGTCATCCCGAACTACGGCGTTCCCGACCCCGCCATCGCGTTCGGCTTCAACGAGCTCTGCGTCGAGGCCTCCCAGAAGGACGACCGGATCCGCGCCGGGCTGTGGGTCTCGGCCAAGGCCGCGGATGCCGAGCGCACCGCGCAGGCGCTGGAGCTGGCCGGTGAGCCCGGGGTCCGCGCGCTCAAGCTGAGCTTCCTGCTCGGCGGCACCGTCCACGACTCGCGTCCCGGCCTCGACCTGATCTTCTCCGCGGCCCGCGAGCACGACCTCACCGTGCACGTGCACACCTCCCCCGGCGCGGCGTCCGACGTCGACGAGATCACGAACCTCGTCGAGTGGTACGGCGACACCACCCGCCTGCACCTCGTGCACTTCGGCGGCGGGATGAGCGGCCACATCAAGTTGCTCTCCGGCCGGTTCTTCGACTGGGTCACGGCCGGCAAGCAGGTCTACACCGACCTGTCCTGGGCGATCGGGTTCGCGCCGCGATGGCTCGCGGCCGAGATCGAGCGCCGCGGCGTCGGCCACGACCGGATCCTGTTCGCCAGCGACGAGCCCTGGGGCGACTTCGCCGGCGAGTACGCCCGCCTGAGAGCCGTCACCGGCGACGGCGAGCTCGGCACGCACGTCTTCACCAGCACCTTCGACACCCTCTACGGATAGGACGAACGATGACCACCGAGACGACCACCGCACTCACCGAGGCCGAGCAGAAGTCGCTCACCGAGATCCCGCACCCGTCGCTGCCCGAGGGCAGCAGCATCTACGGCGGGACGAAGGTGTTCCCGGACTACCAGGCCGAGCCGGGCCAGTCGTACTTCACGCTCGTGCACGGCATCGCCCACGAGTCGTCGGTGAGCTTCGTGGCGATCCTGCAGGCGACGCGGGCCCAACGGAAGGGCTTCGAGTCGGCGATCTACTTCTACGGGCCGGGTTCGCTGAACTGCCTGGCCACCCGCGGTTTCCCGACGACG contains:
- a CDS encoding MSMEG_0572/Sll0783 family nitrogen starvation response protein — translated: MTTETTTALTEAEQKSLTEIPHPSLPEGSSIYGGTKVFPDYQAEPGQSYFTLVHGIAHESSVSFVAILQATRAQRKGFESAIYFYGPGSLNCLATRGFPTTGNSAFPGEHNINDSLKTFIAEGGKVYCCRFGLSLHGAREEDLIEGVIPTHPLDVQDALIHYARKGAIINSTYMF
- a CDS encoding MSMEG_0569 family flavin-dependent oxidoreductase; its protein translation is MRLVPDTLDGRELPVAVVGGGQAGLSISWHLTQRGIEHVVLERHTVGHEWRTRRWDSFCLVTPNWQCDLPGHRYAGGDPDGFMVRDEILDYLSAYAASFPVPLHEGVSATRLRGRPDGRYDLTTSAGSLVAGQVVVATGPYQVPVTPRLAERLPRQVTQLHSSAYRNPAQLPPGEVLVVGSGQSGAQIAEDLHLAGRRVHLAVGSAPRVARFYRGRDVVAWLEDMGYYRRTIADFADADAVRFRVNHYVTGRDGGRDIDLRAFARDGMRLHGRLTAVDEVLRFGDDLAANLDGADRVSESIKDSIDEYLARTGIEAPAEPRYTPVWTPADADYPLRELAPDTLAAVIWSTGFGPDHRWIEAPVFNGRGYPVHDRGVTPSPGLYFVGLPWQWTWGSGRFGGVGADAAHVVDRIVRKPQTSGAHWLAGTPTETYNTDWVPARSA
- a CDS encoding amidohydrolase family protein, coding for MISDAHRHLGVLPAYPFYGGPPVHPDVTARATLDELVADLDAEGTERALVIPNYGVPDPAIAFGFNELCVEASQKDDRIRAGLWVSAKAADAERTAQALELAGEPGVRALKLSFLLGGTVHDSRPGLDLIFSAAREHDLTVHVHTSPGAASDVDEITNLVEWYGDTTRLHLVHFGGGMSGHIKLLSGRFFDWVTAGKQVYTDLSWAIGFAPRWLAAEIERRGVGHDRILFASDEPWGDFAGEYARLRAVTGDGELGTHVFTSTFDTLYG